The sequence below is a genomic window from Variovorax paradoxus B4.
GTGCCGCCCGCCGACCCGGCCCTCAAGGGCATGGTCGTCAAATGATGGGCGCGAGGCGTCAGGAGCGGCGAACGGCCGACTGGCCCAGCACCCGGCACTTGCCGAATTCGCAGCGCACGGTCCAGGTCGCGCCGTTCGAGCACGGCACGCTGTACGACTCGTAGCCCGGGCCCTTGGCCGTCAGTTCGGCCCGCGGCTGGATGCTGCACTGCCCGGCTCTGGCAAGGACTTCGGCGTTGTAGGTATCGACCCCGGTCCTGCGCGGCGCCAGGACGACCTCCGGATTGAAGGCATGGCCATAGAACGTGTCGCGCACGTTCGGATCGAGGTTGCGGTAGCCGCGCTTGGCCATGCAGTGCACCAGCGCGATCTGCTGGTGCTCGGCAATCAGGTCCGCGCTGGGCCGGTAGGACATGTCGATCGCCGCCGCCGAAATGCCCGTGTACGAGGCCGCTGCCACAATGCCCTGTCCATGCACCGTGATCAACCCCAGGCCCAATGCGAGCCACATGGCGTCGCCGGTTTCGCTGCGCGCGGTGATCCGCGTTGCCGCGATGCGGCAATCGGCCACGTCGCTGTCGTAGCGAGCCCGGTCCACGCCTTCCATGGCGACCATGGGCACATACGACAGCCCCGTTCCGGTTCCAGGTTGCGTCGGTGCCGGCGGCGTGCTCACGCACCCCGCCAGCGCAACAACGGCGCACACGATGCTCAGCAGCAGCTTCATGGAGATCCCTCGTCCTCTTCGCGATAGTTCGGGCGATTTAACCATACAGATGGTTACTTTTGAGCCTGCTTTGTCTCAAAGTTACGACGAACGAGTTGCTGAGTGCTTTTTGCTGACAGTCGAGACCATCGAACATGCCCATGAACAGCACGACCCCCGGCAACGCCATCCGCGAACTCTATGCCGCGCTCTGGCACTTCGCTGCCGGCGCGCGCGGGCAACTCCTGGGCGCCACCGCGCTGCTCGGCGTTTCGCAGCTGATCCGCCTGACACTGCCCTATCTGGCGGGACAGGCCATCAACGCGCTGCAGCGCAATGAATTCGGCGCCGCCGGCCGCTGGATCGCGACCCTGGCGGGCGTGTACATCGGCGCCTGGGCGCTGCACGGCCCGGGCCGCATCCTCGAACGCAACGTGGGCGTGAAGGTGCGCGAGGCCCTGGCCGACCGGCTCTATGCCCGCATTGCCGCCGCGCCACTGGCCTGGCACGACAGCCACCATTCGGGCGAACTGCAGCATCGCGTGCACCAGGCCAGCCGGGCGCTGGCGGATTTCGCGCAGAACCAGTTCATCTGGCTGACGAACGCCGTCAACTTCGTCGGCCCATTGGTCGCGCTGGCCCTGCTCTCGCGCACCAGCGGCCTGACGGCCCTGGCGGGCTACGTGCTCATTGCCATCGTCATCGTACGCATCGACCGCGCCCTCATGCGCCTGGCGCGCGCGGAGAACGACGCCGACCGCCGCTACGTGGCCGCGCTGCTCGACTTCCTGGGCAATGCGTCGACGGTGATCGGCCTGCGCCTGCAGGGCGCCTCGCGGCTGCTGCTGCGCCGCCGCATGGCGGCCATCTCGCTGCCGCTCAAGCGCACCGTGGTGCTCAACGAGGGCAAGTGGTTTGCCGTCGACCTGATGGGCCTGGCGCTGACCTGGGGCCTGGTGGTGATCTATGTCTGGCAGGCACGCACGCCGGGGCAGGCCGTGATGCTGGGGGCGGTGTTCATGATCTACCAATATGCGCAGCAGGCCGCCGGCGTGGTGACCTCGGTCGCGGCCAACTTCCAGTTCTTCGCGCGCATGCACACCGACTACGGCAGCGCCGAGCCCATCTGGCAGGCCCCCATGAGCCATGCGGAGGAAAGCCCGCCCGAGCAGGTTCCCGCGCACGAGCGCATCGCGCCCGACGCGGCGTGGAAAACGCTGGAGGTCGATGGCCTGCAATGGAACTACGCGGTTCGCGGCAGCGCGGCGGCAGCCGGCGAGCCCGCGCGCGGCGGCCTGAAGGCCGTGGCGCTCACGCTTCGCCGCGGCGAGCGCATTGCGCTGGTGGGTCCCAGCGGCGGCGGCAAGAGCACGCTGCTGCGCGTGCTCGCGGGCCTGTATGCGCCGCACGGCGGCACCCTCGCCATCGACGGCCAGCCGGCCGACTGGACGCAGCTGCGCCGCATCGCCACGCTGATTCCGCAGGAAACCGAAGTCTTCGAAGCCAGCGTGCGCGAGAACCTCTCGTTCGGGCAGCCCTTCGCCGACGAAGCCCTGCACGCGGCGCTGCATGCGAGCGCGTTCGACGAGGTGCTGGTGGCCACCCATGGCAACCTGGACACGCCCGTGTCCGAACGCGGCTTCAACCTGTCGGGCGGTCAGCGCCAGCGCCTGTGCCTGGCGCGCGGCGTGCTCGCGGCCCAGGGCAGTTCGCTGCTGCTGCTCGACGAGCCCACGAGCGCGCTGGACGCAGGCACCGAGGCCCGGGTGCTGGAGCGCATTGCCAGCGCCTTTCCGAACGCTTGCGTGATCGCGTCGATCCATCGCCTGAGCCTGCTCGACCGCTTCGACACCGTGGTGTTGATGGAGGCAGGCCGGGTGCTCGACGCAGGGCCGCGCGATGCGGTGCTGAAACGCCAGCCCCTGCTGCAGCGGCTGGCGGCGCCGGGCGAGGAGCGCGCCGCGGCCTGAAGGCCTGCTACCGTGCGGTTGGAGGGAGCGCCGGCCTTCCTCTCATGACCGGGTGGCCGCGCGGCGCTTCCTGGCGGGTGCGGGGCGAAGCGATTCGAACGCCTCCGACAGCGACAGCACGCGGCCGCAGTTCACCGCCTGGTAGCCCGGCAGACGGTTCACCGCGCTCTGGTAGGCCTCGCTACGCAGGATGTCCAGCATCCGCTGCACGATGGGTGCGGCGAGCGAGCGCTCGTCGCACAGCAGGAAGTAGCGCTCCACTTGGTTGGAGATGAAGTCCAGCTTGAACTGGCGCGCCGGCGTTTCCACGCCATAGCCCGCGTCGGCCATGCCGCTGGCCACGAAGGCCGCGACCGCCGCATGCGTGAACTCGCACTGCTCGTAGCCCTTGATGGCTTCGGGCGCGATGCCCTGCTCGCGCAACTGGAGGTCGAACAAATAGCGCGTGCCAGAGCCCGCCTGCCGGTTGATGAATCGGACATCGGGACGCGCCAGGTCGGCCAGCGTGTAGATCTTCTTCGGGTTGCCGGGCGCCACCATCAGGCCCTGGTGCCGCGTCGCCATGCCGATGACTTTCTGCGTGCCGGCGTTGAGCCACGAACCATAGTGCGCGACGGCTTCGGCCTCGAACGCGCCCAGCGGCACATGGAAGCCCGCCACGTCGCAACTGCCGTGGTGCAGCGAGGCCACGGCTTCCTCGCTGCCGCAGTAGCGCAGATCGCCCGGCACCTGCGCCGCGGCCAGGAAGCCGTGCAACGCCTCGATGGCGAAGCCGTGGCTGGCGTGGATGCGCAGCAGCGTGGGCGCGGTGGGAATCAGCTTCTCGATTTCCGCGCCCAGTTCGGAGGCCAGCGAATCCAGCAGCGGCGACAGGCGCGCGGTGATGCGGCGGTCGGCCCACACCAGCTTTTCACCGAGCGGCGTGAGGCTGGAGCCCTTGCCGCGCTGCATGGCCACCAGCGGCTGGCCGAACATGGCTTCGCCCTGGCGGATCAGCTCCCATGCATGGCGGTAGGACACGCCGGACACGGTACAGGCGCTGGACAGGCTGCCGTGCTCCAGCACCTGCACCAGCAGTTCGATCACCCGCGGCGCCAGGGCCGCGCCGTCGGGCTGGCGGATGGTCCATTGCGGCCTGATGTGCACTTCATGCATGAGTTTCGGCTTTCCAAAGCATATTTATTGAGCTGAACGCTTCATATTGTGGCACTCGATACCTCTACCTACACTCGCGCAACCACGAATATCGCAACTCCGTATTTAGGAGATTCAAAGCATATGAAAAACCTGGGCATCGCGACATCCATCGCCGCCGCGCACAAGG
It includes:
- a CDS encoding ABC transporter ATP-binding protein, with product MNSTTPGNAIRELYAALWHFAAGARGQLLGATALLGVSQLIRLTLPYLAGQAINALQRNEFGAAGRWIATLAGVYIGAWALHGPGRILERNVGVKVREALADRLYARIAAAPLAWHDSHHSGELQHRVHQASRALADFAQNQFIWLTNAVNFVGPLVALALLSRTSGLTALAGYVLIAIVIVRIDRALMRLARAENDADRRYVAALLDFLGNASTVIGLRLQGASRLLLRRRMAAISLPLKRTVVLNEGKWFAVDLMGLALTWGLVVIYVWQARTPGQAVMLGAVFMIYQYAQQAAGVVTSVAANFQFFARMHTDYGSAEPIWQAPMSHAEESPPEQVPAHERIAPDAAWKTLEVDGLQWNYAVRGSAAAAGEPARGGLKAVALTLRRGERIALVGPSGGGKSTLLRVLAGLYAPHGGTLAIDGQPADWTQLRRIATLIPQETEVFEASVRENLSFGQPFADEALHAALHASAFDEVLVATHGNLDTPVSERGFNLSGGQRQRLCLARGVLAAQGSSLLLLDEPTSALDAGTEARVLERIASAFPNACVIASIHRLSLLDRFDTVVLMEAGRVLDAGPRDAVLKRQPLLQRLAAPGEERAAA
- a CDS encoding substrate-binding domain-containing protein, with the translated sequence MHEVHIRPQWTIRQPDGAALAPRVIELLVQVLEHGSLSSACTVSGVSYRHAWELIRQGEAMFGQPLVAMQRGKGSSLTPLGEKLVWADRRITARLSPLLDSLASELGAEIEKLIPTAPTLLRIHASHGFAIEALHGFLAAAQVPGDLRYCGSEEAVASLHHGSCDVAGFHVPLGAFEAEAVAHYGSWLNAGTQKVIGMATRHQGLMVAPGNPKKIYTLADLARPDVRFINRQAGSGTRYLFDLQLREQGIAPEAIKGYEQCEFTHAAVAAFVASGMADAGYGVETPARQFKLDFISNQVERYFLLCDERSLAAPIVQRMLDILRSEAYQSAVNRLPGYQAVNCGRVLSLSEAFESLRPAPARKRRAATRS